A portion of the Streptomyces sp. NBC_00376 genome contains these proteins:
- a CDS encoding cytochrome P450 family protein has translation MTGTPHRLDPAGGCPHADNAMLLARGTVVSVVLPGDVAGAVVLGHDALREFLAHPDVAKGAHHFTELAEGRIPDGWPLRTFATVQGMTTADGDDHRRLRSLVGNAFTARRVEELRPRIATVAAELLDRVDRSAAEGDGTVDLRSRFALPLPMGVICELLGVEAEHQDRLHHLSGRVVATDTGPEEAMAANRELVALLGAVAVARAERPGADLTSALIAARDEGGGRLGQHELIGTLLLLIIAGHETTLNLITNAVRALCTHPEQLRLVTTGRANWADVVEETLRWDSPVSYFPFRYPTRDLTLDGTVIPQGTPVLAGYSAAGRDKAAHGPDADRFDVTRPARRTAARHLSLGHGPHYCLGAPLARMEAAIALEQLFGRFPELELAVPEPELPRHLGFVGNSTGRLPVRLRP, from the coding sequence ATGACCGGCACCCCGCACCGCCTGGACCCGGCCGGCGGCTGCCCGCACGCGGACAACGCCATGCTGCTGGCCCGGGGGACCGTGGTATCCGTCGTGCTCCCCGGCGACGTGGCCGGGGCGGTGGTGCTCGGGCACGACGCGCTCCGGGAATTCCTCGCCCACCCCGACGTGGCCAAGGGCGCCCACCACTTCACCGAACTTGCCGAGGGGCGCATCCCGGACGGCTGGCCGCTCAGGACCTTCGCCACCGTGCAGGGCATGACCACCGCGGACGGCGACGACCACCGACGGCTGCGCTCACTGGTCGGCAACGCGTTCACCGCACGGCGGGTGGAGGAACTGCGGCCCCGCATCGCGACGGTGGCCGCGGAACTGCTCGACCGCGTCGACCGTTCCGCCGCCGAGGGCGACGGAACTGTGGATCTGCGCTCCCGGTTCGCCCTGCCGCTGCCGATGGGCGTCATCTGCGAGCTGCTCGGCGTCGAGGCCGAGCACCAGGACCGGCTGCACCACCTGTCCGGCCGGGTGGTCGCGACCGATACCGGCCCCGAGGAGGCGATGGCCGCCAACCGGGAGCTGGTGGCCCTGCTCGGAGCGGTCGCCGTCGCCCGTGCCGAGCGGCCCGGCGCCGACCTGACCAGCGCGCTGATCGCCGCCCGCGACGAGGGCGGCGGCCGGCTCGGGCAGCACGAACTCATCGGCACCCTGCTCCTGTTGATCATCGCGGGGCACGAGACCACGCTGAACCTCATCACCAACGCCGTACGGGCGCTGTGCACCCATCCCGAACAGCTCCGGCTCGTCACAACGGGCCGGGCGAACTGGGCGGACGTGGTGGAGGAGACGCTGCGCTGGGACAGCCCGGTCAGCTACTTCCCGTTCCGCTACCCGACCCGGGACCTCACGCTCGACGGCACCGTCATCCCGCAGGGCACCCCTGTGCTCGCCGGCTACTCCGCGGCCGGACGGGACAAGGCCGCGCACGGACCCGACGCCGACCGCTTCGATGTGACCAGGCCCGCCCGCCGGACCGCCGCCCGGCATCTCTCGCTCGGCCACGGCCCGCACTACTGCCTCGGGGCACCGCTCGCCCGCATGGAGGCCGCCATCGCGCTGGAGCAGCTGTTCGGCCGCTTCCCGGAACTGGAACTCGCCGTCCCGGAGCCCGAGCTGCCCCGCCACCTGGGCTTCGTCGGCAACAGCACGGGACGGCTCCCCGTGCGGCTCCGCCCGTAG
- a CDS encoding adenosylcobinamide amidohydrolase: protein MWRLGPGWRVCGSAVLGGGIGPRDWILNAQVPGGYPRLDPDRHLAEIAAAEHLTGPGAGLMTAADVTAYTVAAEEGATATATCGLGVRGWAAAPAEGTEGPPRPGTINIVVTLPVPLSDAALVNAVATATEAKVQALLDAGLDCSGTPTDAVCIAAPTPGPAPAEPFAGPRSLWGARLARVVHAAVLEGALRQS, encoded by the coding sequence GTGTGGCGGCTCGGGCCGGGGTGGCGGGTGTGCGGCAGCGCCGTCCTCGGCGGCGGCATCGGCCCGCGCGACTGGATACTCAACGCCCAGGTGCCCGGCGGCTACCCGCGTCTGGACCCCGACCGGCACCTCGCCGAGATCGCCGCCGCCGAACACCTCACCGGACCCGGCGCCGGGCTGATGACGGCCGCCGACGTCACCGCGTACACGGTCGCGGCCGAAGAGGGCGCGACCGCGACCGCCACCTGCGGACTCGGCGTACGCGGCTGGGCCGCCGCCCCGGCGGAGGGCACAGAAGGGCCGCCGCGACCGGGCACGATCAACATCGTCGTCACGCTCCCCGTGCCGCTCTCCGACGCCGCACTCGTCAACGCCGTCGCCACCGCGACCGAGGCCAAGGTCCAGGCTCTCCTGGACGCGGGCCTGGACTGCTCGGGCACCCCCACGGACGCCGTCTGCATCGCCGCCCCCACCCCGGGACCCGCCCCCGCCGAACCCTTCGCGGGGCCGCGCTCCCTGTGGGGTGCGCGACTCGCCAGGGTGGTGCACGCTGCCGTCCTCGAAGGCGCACTGCGGCAATCCTGA
- a CDS encoding NAD(P)-dependent oxidoreductase, giving the protein MTSSTADATGGRPVVAVLGTGIMGSGMARSLLRAGLDVRAWNRTQSRAAPLAADGAVVTETAEEAVRGADVVVTMLSDGPSVAAALAAASGGVHGGQILLQSSTVGLDATADLAQRAADLGLVYLDAPVSGTKQPAEQGALTVFVAGPSAARAAVDPVLDAIGQRTVWVGEAPGAASRLKLVVNTWVLTMVNNIAECLNLAEGLGIDPQTFLDVMKGGPLDSAYLQGKSAAVLSGDLTPSFTLSTALKDTRLILDAAQASGVRLDLVAASADRFVRAEAAGHGGEDMIATYYAGRAEERDSD; this is encoded by the coding sequence ATGACATCGAGCACTGCGGACGCCACCGGGGGACGGCCGGTCGTCGCCGTCCTCGGCACCGGAATCATGGGGTCGGGAATGGCCCGGAGCCTGCTGCGGGCCGGGCTCGACGTCCGTGCCTGGAACCGTACGCAGTCCAGGGCTGCCCCGCTCGCCGCCGACGGCGCCGTGGTCACGGAGACGGCCGAGGAAGCCGTACGCGGCGCGGATGTCGTCGTCACCATGCTCAGCGACGGCCCCTCCGTCGCCGCCGCGCTCGCCGCCGCGTCCGGGGGAGTGCACGGGGGCCAGATCCTGCTCCAGAGCTCGACGGTCGGGCTCGACGCCACCGCAGATCTTGCCCAGCGCGCCGCCGACCTGGGCCTGGTATATCTCGACGCACCGGTCTCCGGCACCAAACAGCCCGCGGAACAAGGGGCGTTGACGGTGTTCGTCGCCGGTCCGTCCGCCGCCCGCGCCGCGGTCGACCCGGTGCTGGACGCGATCGGGCAGCGTACGGTCTGGGTCGGCGAGGCCCCGGGAGCGGCCTCGCGGCTGAAGCTCGTGGTCAACACCTGGGTGCTCACCATGGTCAACAACATCGCGGAGTGCCTCAACCTTGCGGAAGGGCTGGGCATCGACCCGCAGACGTTCCTCGACGTCATGAAGGGCGGCCCGCTGGACTCCGCCTATCTGCAGGGCAAGTCCGCCGCCGTGCTCTCCGGCGACCTCACCCCGAGCTTCACCCTGTCCACCGCGCTCAAGGACACCCGCCTCATCCTGGACGCGGCGCAGGCGTCGGGGGTGCGGCTGGACCTCGTCGCGGCGTCGGCCGACCGTTTCGTACGGGCCGAGGCGGCGGGACACGGCGGCGAGGACATGATCGCCACCTATTACGCGGGCCGGGCCGAGGAGCGGGACAGCGACTGA
- a CDS encoding sulfite oxidase: MRSDPPSEAAYDRMRLRQWSRGAARSAGIDRRDLLRLLAAASAAGPLAGLAAPAYAAPATDSPSAPGIVKPLPPEVFTVRGTNAETNFAALRQTGLLTPADRFFVRNHTVTPRIDAAAWRLTVWGSGLTGPAVEFTYDELRALPAVTRTAFVECAGNARSFYATQQNQQVSGTAWTLGAIGTARWRGARLSDVLRRAGIGRDAVDVLPRGLDDEVVSDGIRLGRVRRPLPVAKALDDVLLAYEMNGRPLPPDHGHPVRLIVPSWVGIANIKWVGDIEVSAEPLVSPWNTGLYRLFGAGYPPEGSAPLTRQTLKSAFEVAPGASFPAGRRQVLTGRSWSGGAPVRTVEISTDGGARWRRARLRDQPRSGSWVRWSADWVPGAPGPAVLLARATDRTGRTQPEAAVHNTQGYLFDAVVRHEVRVV, translated from the coding sequence ATGAGATCCGATCCGCCGTCCGAGGCCGCCTACGACAGGATGCGGCTGCGTCAATGGTCACGAGGTGCCGCGCGGTCCGCCGGGATCGACCGGCGGGATCTGCTGAGGCTGCTGGCGGCCGCTTCGGCGGCCGGGCCCCTGGCCGGGCTCGCCGCTCCCGCGTACGCGGCGCCCGCCACCGATTCGCCGTCCGCGCCCGGGATCGTGAAACCGCTGCCGCCCGAGGTGTTCACCGTGCGCGGCACCAACGCCGAGACGAACTTCGCGGCGCTGCGCCAAACCGGGCTGCTCACCCCGGCCGACCGCTTCTTCGTACGCAATCACACCGTCACCCCGCGGATCGACGCGGCGGCCTGGAGGCTGACCGTGTGGGGCAGTGGGCTGACGGGCCCCGCCGTGGAATTCACGTACGACGAGCTGCGTGCCCTGCCCGCGGTCACCCGCACCGCGTTCGTCGAGTGCGCGGGGAACGCCCGGAGCTTCTACGCGACCCAGCAGAACCAGCAGGTGAGCGGCACCGCCTGGACCCTGGGCGCGATCGGGACGGCCCGCTGGCGCGGGGCGCGGCTCTCCGACGTGCTGCGGCGGGCCGGCATCGGCCGGGACGCGGTCGATGTGCTGCCGCGCGGCCTGGACGACGAGGTGGTCAGCGACGGGATCCGGCTGGGGCGGGTGCGCAGGCCACTGCCGGTGGCGAAGGCGCTGGACGACGTGCTGCTCGCGTACGAGATGAACGGGCGGCCGCTACCGCCCGACCACGGCCATCCGGTGCGGCTGATCGTGCCGTCCTGGGTGGGCATCGCCAACATCAAGTGGGTCGGTGACATCGAGGTGAGCGCGGAGCCCCTGGTCTCGCCCTGGAACACCGGGCTCTACCGGCTGTTCGGCGCCGGCTACCCCCCGGAGGGCAGCGCGCCGCTGACCCGGCAGACGCTGAAGAGCGCGTTCGAGGTGGCACCGGGGGCGTCGTTCCCGGCGGGCCGGCGCCAGGTGCTGACCGGGCGCTCGTGGTCGGGCGGGGCACCCGTGCGCACGGTCGAGATCAGCACCGACGGGGGTGCCCGGTGGCGGCGTGCCCGGCTGCGTGACCAGCCGAGGAGCGGGAGCTGGGTCCGCTGGTCGGCCGACTGGGTGCCGGGGGCCCCGGGGCCGGCCGTCCTGCTGGCGCGGGCGACGGACCGGACGGGCCGTACCCAGCCCGAGGCCGCCGTCCACAACACGCAGGGCTATCTCTTCGATGCCGTGGTCCGGCACGAGGTGCGGGTCGTCTGA
- a CDS encoding SigB/SigF/SigG family RNA polymerase sigma factor, whose translation MTAHTARTAGTERAEGPRSTPADVPAGDLGGLPWIEDAGKVAPCDARELSRLFFGRLQALEEGTPAHQYARNTLIEMNLSLVRFAAGRFRNRGGGGDMEDIVQVGTIGLIKAIDRFELSREVEFTSFAVPYITGEIKRFFRDTTWAVHVPRRLQELRVDIARTKESLVTELDRDPTVPELAEQLGLSEEEVTEGIVAANGYAAGSLDMPADPSEAGRRHAPGRTFADVLGGPDPALETVENLHALAPLLGCLDERERRIIDMRFGQEMTQARIGAELGISQMHVSRLISRILRKLRNGMFVEE comes from the coding sequence ATGACGGCGCACACTGCGCGGACCGCCGGTACGGAGAGGGCGGAGGGTCCTCGCTCGACACCGGCGGACGTGCCGGCCGGGGACCTCGGTGGGTTGCCGTGGATCGAGGACGCGGGAAAGGTCGCCCCTTGCGACGCGCGCGAACTGTCCAGGCTGTTCTTCGGCCGTCTCCAGGCCCTGGAGGAGGGAACCCCCGCCCATCAGTACGCGCGCAACACCCTCATCGAGATGAACCTCTCCCTCGTGCGGTTCGCCGCGGGCCGGTTCCGCAACCGGGGCGGCGGTGGCGACATGGAGGACATCGTCCAGGTCGGCACCATCGGGCTGATCAAGGCCATCGACCGGTTCGAGCTCTCCCGCGAGGTCGAGTTCACCTCCTTCGCGGTCCCGTACATCACCGGGGAGATCAAACGATTCTTCCGTGACACCACCTGGGCCGTACATGTCCCGCGCCGGCTCCAGGAGTTGCGGGTCGACATCGCCAGGACCAAGGAGTCGCTCGTCACGGAGCTCGACCGCGACCCCACCGTCCCGGAGCTCGCCGAACAGCTGGGGCTGAGCGAGGAAGAGGTCACCGAGGGCATCGTGGCCGCCAACGGGTACGCGGCGGGTTCGCTGGACATGCCGGCCGATCCGTCGGAAGCAGGGCGGCGCCATGCCCCGGGGCGCACCTTCGCCGATGTCCTGGGCGGTCCGGATCCCGCCCTGGAGACGGTCGAGAATCTGCACGCGCTCGCGCCACTGCTGGGCTGTCTCGACGAACGCGAGCGTCGCATCATCGACATGCGTTTCGGCCAGGAGATGACCCAGGCCCGGATCGGCGCGGAACTCGGCATCTCCCAGATGCATGTGTCGCGACTGATCAGCAGAATCCTGCGGAAGCTCCGCAACGGGATGTTCGTCGAGGAGTGA